In Osmerus mordax isolate fOsmMor3 chromosome 27, fOsmMor3.pri, whole genome shotgun sequence, the sequence GCAAGATTCATATAGAGCATGCAGTAAATTACATACTTTACCGTTAATTTGGCCTGTTGCGCTGTTGAGGTCCGTGCTTCTCTGCAGTTTCGATCCTCTGAGTTTTGTAGCAGAGCTTGAGTTTTGTCGACAAACGGAAGTATTCCATTGCTAACCACTGTCCCTTCACATACACTTCCTCCCAACGCCCTTTTCCCTACGCTTAGTATTATTTTTAAAAACGTGAGCGGGCTATTTTGTaattaaatgtttacatttgcgGAACGATCCCTGGGTTTATAGTCAGGCCTTAAATTTTACTCTCGTAGTTGCTGACGTAAAGCAAGGGCACGACTTTCTGAAATGGAATACGACCCATTTTCGACCTTCGCGTTGTAGTCTACGTCCCTCGAATAGTTTAACCCAATTATTTGTCTACTCTTATGCAATTTTGATTACATAATTTAGGAAGAAAGTCGAAGTTATTAAGGGTTAGGGCTAGACACGCCTTATAATACGCCGATGCAATAGTGtgcaaatatataaatacagtgaAAAGAATATCTACTCACTTTGATGGCACTTTGTTGACTAGTTGGCCAAGACTATCAATCGTTCTggatagcgtctgctaaatgacaatgtaaagaCTGCATGCATATGTGGCATTTGCATGCCTTGTGTAGTGTCCTGCAGACTAGTCAAATCATataaaaaaagaggaaatgcAGCAATAACCTGAGAATAATGCAGATCTGCAGAATGCAATAGTGCACTAATCTTTGTGTACCAGCATGTTCTGACACTCAGCTGCCTGCTTTGGCCAGTGAAAAGGCCTAGTCCATTTGTTTTACAATGGTTGACAATGTAAGGTCCAGTGCTCAACCTCTTTAATTACATCatttatttgtctgtgtgtgtgtgtttgtgtgtgtgtgtgtttgtgtgggtgtgcgtgtgcgtgtgtacacgtgagtgtttgtatttgtgattGTGTGAATGCGTTGCTAATAGAGTGTTATTGTGTTTTTATTCACACCTTCATATCAACACCTTTGATTGGCGAGGTGCCTGTGAGAGTTAGACCATCATGGTCACAAACACATCATTAGGAAGCTAGATGGAGGTGATAACTGGGTCCTCTGGTACCAGTGATAGACTAGCCCATTAGCAAGATATTACTTGTTTGTTTGGTGATCGATGATGTGACAGTTACCATAGTGCTTCTGGGGTATTattcatactgtgtgtgtttgtgtgtgtgtttgggaggaaggggaggggggtctgaTTCTGAAAGATAAATATAGCGGTGGTGTGCCGTGTTAGACCTGGGAGAACTACCCTTGCTTTGCACCACCCTCCGAAACCTTCATGCTATCTATGTCTGTCTTTGCCTCCCTCACTCTTCTACCTCCATGGAGATGGAGCACCTATCAGAAGAGGAGTACATAGCCTGCTACCCACAGGTCAACGAGTCTTGCAGGAGGCAGTACCGCTCCCGATCTGAGTCTGTGTTCATTTACACCCTgttctcctctgtgtctctgctgacGGTGCTGCTCAACCTGCTGGtcctcatctccatctcccacTTCAGGCAGCTCCACACCCCCACCAACGCCCTCGTCTTCTCCCTGGCTCTGGCCGACCTTCTGGTGGGACTGCTGGTCATGCCTGTGGAGGCCATCCGCACTGTGGAGTCCTGCTGGTACCTGGGCAGCGTGGTGTGTGCTCTGAATTTTTACTCTGCCTACATACTCATCTCCGCCTCCCTGGGAAACCTGGTGCTCATATCTGTAGACCGCTACATCGCTGTGTGTAAACCTCTCTTGTATCCCTCCCAGGTTACAATGACGAGAACCTTAGTGTGTAGCACCATCAACTGGGCTTGCTCTATTCTCTATAACACTTGGTTAACTTTCCAGCACTTGAGTAACCCGGATGCCAACAACAGGTGTTTTGGGGAATGCGTAATTATCGTGAGTTACATTAATGGGATGGTTGACATTGTGGTTACATTTATTACACCATGCAGTTTCATAATTATTCTCTACTTGAAAATATTCACGGTGGCAATTTCTCAGGCTCAAAGTCTACAAGCCAGAGTGGGATGTTCAAAATCTTCTGGTGAAAAGACTTGGAGGTCTGAGAGAAAAGCAGCAAGAACTCTAGGCatagttgttgtgttttttctgtTGTGTTTCACACCATATTTCTGCTGGTCTTTCTCTCTAGATTTTTCCTCCTTGTATTTCCTTACTTGGATCCTTCAGTTTAATTCATTTCTCAATCCTCTGATCTATGCTTTCTTTTATCCATGGTTCAAAAGAGCAATTAAACATATCTTTACTCTGAAGATACTGCAGACATCATCTTCTGAATTCAAAGTTATGCCAGATTGATTGTAAGAGAGGGCatgtttcaaaacatgtttttttgttctCAATTAGAAGATTGTTAGAGTTGTCTTTAATATATTTCATTCTGATTCAAACTGACATTTTGAATGGACTACTGTGCATCACTGATCAGAGCATGACAAGTTCACGGTACAGGCTGAATGTCACTGGGCGatcacccattgacactttcctgatgtatgtttagcctgtgtcctgcaactctctttcaccaatcgtctctggaggaggggatccctcactgaattgctcctcccaaggtttcttcaattttttctcctcaaattagtttttccttgtcttccttgagggttgatgttggttgaggggcagttctatgggcgtatgtgaagcccactgtgacattgcttgtaaaaagtaaAACGGGAGTAAAAcgctacttaggaatgatttgctggacctgatgctagTTTCCTCGAGGATCACAATGaatcttattgagagacttgttgctgttgttggttagttgtaactgatttaaaattcttgtactcgctgtgaaatattttactgttgattgcttttctacaggtacactcttgcactttttgaggttcatgttgtttaattgtaacttgtttaactacatgctcttatggttcttccctttggcacttatttggtttttcacaatgtaggcTTCattttttggctgctcgcaatgtttggggctatctcgttgttatgatcagtgacctatgctcttttgtaaagctctctcttggaagtcgctttggataaaagcgtctgctaaatgaataaatgtaaatgtaaaaatggctatacatgtcagggtgtgaggaggggtaggacccaaatgcacgagagatgcgaggcatggtcgaAACAAGGATTTTAATTCTCAAAAACGGGGAACAGATAGGGCACTCACAGGGACAGGtattgtaaggacaagacaaagactggacacaaaacagaaacctaaatacacagaaccaaacgacacacaggtggacacaataatgctaacgagaacaggtgaagacaatgacagggaaacactagggcaggacaaaaaactgaaaccgggggggcgGGCACGGCTGTAGCCGTgacaatacatttgatttgatgtgaAAGGGAGGAAAGCTGCAGACTGCTGTAATACTGATGCTGCTTCTTAAAGACTTACATGAGTTAAAGActggtagtagtagtagtagtcatCTTTATTGTCATTCGCTTTcactttacagtaaaaaaaagaacGAAATTTCGTTTTCAATAGACTCAGGATAGTGCATTGATGTGCTTACATAAATAAGTgcgtatatacagtacactatCTATAAAACCTATAGATCGCTAgttagttagtccacatatttaaattttaggtatatgtttattgtacgcaccttcctgccaaagcaaattccttgtctgtgcaaactttcatggcgaataaatccctttctgattctgattctgattctatgtctaaaatatatattacatatattaCAGCCAGTTTATATATAGTAAGCTATGTATAAAAATATTATTTAAAATATTTGTATaagaataataaataataaataattacAAGGTTCAGTGAGCAGACCTGTAAAGGTGTTGGAGGGTGGATGGGGGAATTGTTATTTTAGGTTCAGCAGTTGTATGGCTTGTGGGATAAAGCTATTGCAGAACCTGGTTGTTCTGCATCCAAAGCTgctgaagaaagtgtttgtccgtctcttcataaacgaaatgactaagttcagttgagttctggattttaataagtatttatcaatctgcagattgggagagaaaaccagtcttctgaccaaaaatgacaacacaacaccaagcttaggtctcaaccaggtctctctccgctccgaaagccgaagGACCATCTttaatagggcacaagaatgtaaacatagattgtgacagtcaggcaggaatgacgttacaacagtctcagagaaagagattcactgctccccacacatgacaactctcagactagagttcattggtggagctctccttgtaatcatgacaaggaacgtttagccagtactttctcctgaccccgaacatctattaacctgacacatagacacaatatactcttattaatagcaagcttacatgataaacgtactaactagtatccaatgactagttctattgattagtgattaatgtaagcacacaggaaatcccaatttcttccacactgcgGAACCTCTTGACAGAGCTCAACAGTGAGAACAGTCCATGGTGCGGGTGGTAGGTGTCCGTATTGATGTTGTGAGCCCTGGTCAGACAGCGCCTCTTTGCTATTTCCTGTAtgggaggaagtgaggacacAATGGTTTTCTCCGCTGTCCTCACCACCCTCTGTAGGGACTTCCAGTCAGAGGCACAGCAAGCTCCAAACCAAACAGAGATGCAGTTGGTTAATATGCTCTCTATGGTGCCTCGGTAGAAGATGGTGAGAATTGGAGTGGGGAGGAGTGCTCTCTTCATCCGTCGCAGAAAGTGCATGCGCTGCTGGGCTCTCTTTACAAGAGCACTGATGTGATGGGACCAGGTCAGAGTCTATACACCGTATAAAACCACAGCCAGCCAACAACGCCCAAACTCTGCCCGACAACAATTCAAGGCCATCTCAatgttggagaggagagaggccttaTAATACGCTAATGTAATAGTGTGCGAATATCTAAATACAGTGAAAAGAATATCTACTCACTTTGATGGCACTTTGTTGACTAGTTGGCCAAGACTGCATGCATATGTTGCCTTTGCATGCCTTGTGTAGTGTCCTGCTGACTAGTCAAATCATATAAAAGAGAGGAAATGCAGCAATAAACTGAGAATAATGCAGATCTGCAGAATGCAATAGTGCACTACTCTTTGTGTACCAGCATGTTCTGACACTCAGCTGCCTGCTTTGGCCAGCGAAAAGGCCTAGTCCATTGTCTTACAATGGTTGACAATGTAAGGTCCGGTGCTCAACCTCTTTAATTACATCatttatttgtctgtgtgtgtgtgtgcgtgtgtacacctGAGTGTTTGTatttatgagtgtgtgaatgcgttGCTAATAGAGTGTTATTGTGTTTTTATTCACACCTTCATATCAACACCTTTGATTGGCGAGGTGCCTGTGAGAGTTAGACCATCATGGTCACAAACACATCATTAGGAAGCTAGATGGAGGTGATAACTGGGTCCTCTGGTACCAGTGATAGACTAGCCCATTAGCAAGATATTACTTGTTTGTTTGGTGATCGATGATGTGACAGTTACCATAGTGCTTCTGGGGTATTattcatactgtgtgtgtttgtgtttgggaggaaggggaggggggtctgaTTCTGAAAGATAAATATAGCGGTGGTGTGCCGTGTTAGACCTGGGAGAACTACCCTTGCTTTGCACCACCCTCCGAAACCTTCATGCTATCTATGTCTGTCTTTGCCTCCCTCACTCTTCTACCTCCATGGAGATGGAGCACCTATCAGAAGAGGAGTACATAGCCTGCTACCCACAGGTCAACAAGTCTTGCAGGAGGCAGTACCGCTCCCGATCTGAGTCTGTGTTCATTTACACCCTgttctcctctgtgtctctgctgacGGTGCTGCTCAACCTGCTGGtcctcatctccatctcccacTTCAGGCAGCTCCACACCCCCACCAACGCCCTCGTCTTCTCCCTGGCTCTGGCCGACCTTCTGGTGGGACTGCTGGTCATGCCTGTGGAGGCCATCCGCACCGTGGAGTCCTGCTGGTACCTGGGCAGCGTGGTGTGTGCTCTGAATCCTTACTCTGCCTACGTACTCATCTCCGCCTCCCTGGGAATCCTGGTGCTCATATCTGTAGACCGCTACATCGCTGTGTGTAAACCTCTCTTGTATCCTTCCCAGGTCACCATGAGGAGAACCTTAGTGTGTAGCACCATCAACTGGGCTTGCTCTATTCTCTATAACACTTGGCAACTTTTCCAGCACTTAATTAACCCGGATGCCAACAACAGGTGTTTTGGGGAGTGCATGGTTATCGTGAGTTACATGAATGGGATGGTTGACATTGTGGTTACATTTATTGCACCATGCTGTGTCATAATAATTCTCTACTTGAAAATATTTGTGGTGGCAATTTCTCAGGCACGAAGTCTACAAGCCAGAGTGGGATGTTCAACATCTTCTGGTGAAAAGACTTGGAGGTCTGAGAGAAAAGCAGCAAGAACTCTAGGCatagttgttgtgttttttctgtTGTGTTTCACACCATATTTCTGCTGGTCTTTCTCTCTAGATATTTCCTCCTTGTATTTCCTTACTTGGATCCTTCAGTTTAATTCATGTCTCAATCCTCTGATCTATGCTTTCTTTTATCCATGGTTCAAAAGAGCAATTAAACATATCTTTACTCTGAAGATACTGCAGACATCATCTTCTGAATTCAAAGTTATGCCAGATTGATTGTAAGAGAGGGCatgtttcaaaacatgtttttttgttctCAATTAGAAGATTGTTAGAGTTGTCTTTAATATATTTCATTCTGATTCAAACTGACATTTTGAATGGACTACTGTGCATCACTGATCAGAGCATGACAAGTTCACGGTACAGGCTGAATGTCACTGGGCGatcacccattgacactttcctgatgtatgtttagcctgtgtcctgcaactctctttcaccaatcgtctctggaggaggggatccctcactgaattgctcctcccaaggtttcttcaattttttctcctcaaattagtttttccttgtcttccttgagggttgatGTTGGTTGAGGGGGCAGGAAGCccactgtgacattgcttgtaaaaagtaaAACGGGAGTAAAAcgctacttaggaatgatttgctggacctgatgctagTTTCCTCGAGGATCACAATGaatcttattgagagacttgttgctgttgttggttagttgtaactgatttaaaattcttgtactcgctgtgaaatattttactgttgattgcttttctacaggtacactcttgcactttttgaggttcatgttgtttaattgtaacttgtttaactacatgctcttatggttcttccctttggcacttatttggtttttcacaatgtaggcTTCattttttggctgctcgcaatgtttggggctatctcgttgttatgatcagtgacctatgctcttttgtaaagctctctcttggaagtcgctttggataaaagcgtctgctaaatgaataaatgtaaatgtaaaaatggctatacatgtcagggtgtgaggaggggtaggacccaaatgcacgagagatgcgaggcatggtcgaAACAAGGATTTTAATTCTCAAAAACGGGGAACAGATAGGGCACTCACAGGGACAGGtattgtaaggacaagacaaagactggacacaaaacagaaacctaaatacacagaaccaaacgacacacaggtggacacaataatgctaacgagaacaggtgaagacaatgacagggaaacactagggcaggacaaaaaactgaaaccggggggggcgGGCACGGCTGTAGCCGTgacaatacatttgatttgatgtgaAAGGGAGGAAAGCTGCAGACTGCTGTAATACTGATGCTGCTTCTTAAAGACTTACATGAGTTAAAGActggtagtagtagtagtagtcatCTTTATTGTCATTCGCTTTcactttacagtaaaaaaaagaacGAAATTTCGTTTTCAATAGACTCAGGATAGTGCATTGATGTGCTTACATAAATAAGTgcgtatatacagtacactatCTATAAAACCTATAGATCGCTAgttagttagtccacatatttaaattttaggtatatgtttattgtatgcaccttcctgccaaagcaaattccttgtctgtgcaaactttcatggcgaataaatccctttctgattctgattctgattctatgtctaaaatatatattacatatattaCAGCCAGTTTATATATAGTAAGCTATGTATAAAAATATTATTTAAAATATTTGTATaagaataataaataataaatcatTACAAGGTTCAGTGAGCAGACCTGTAAAGGTGTTGGAGGGTGGATGGGGGAATTGTTATTTTAGGTTCAGCAGTTGTATGGCTTGTGGGATAAAGCTATTGCAGAACCTGGTTGTTCTGCATCCAAAGCTgctgaagaaagtgtttgtccgtctcttcataaacggaatgactaagttcagttgagttctggattttaataagtatttatcaatctgcagattgggagagaaaaccagtcttctgaccaaaaatgacaacacaacaccaagcttaggtctcaaccaggtctctctccgctccgaaagccgaagGACCATCTttaatagggcacaagaatgtaaacatagattgtgacagtcaggcaggaatgacgttacaacagtctcagagaaagagattcactgctccccacacatgacaactctcagactagagttcattggtggagctctccttgtaatcatgacaaggaacgtttagccagtactttctcctgaccccgaacatctattaacctgacacatagacacaatatactcttattaatagcaagcttacatgataaacgtactaactagtatccaatgactagttctattgattagtgattaatgtaagcacacaggaaatcccaatttcttccacactgcgGAACCTTTTGACAGAGCTCAACAGTGAGAACAGTCCATGGTGCGGGTGGTAGGTGTCCGTATTGATGTTGTGAGCCCTGGTCAGACAGCGCCTCTTTGCTATTTCCTGTAtgggaggaagtgaggacacAATGGTTTTTCTCCGCTGTCCTCACCACCCTCTGTAGGGACTTCCAGTCAGAGGCACAGCAAGCTCCAAACCAAACAGAGATGCAGTTGGTTAATATGCTCTCTATGGTGCCTCGGTAGAAGATGGTGAGAATTGGAGTGGGGAGGAGTGCTCTCTTCATCCATCGCAGAAAGTGCATGCGCTGCTGGGCTCTCTTTACAAGAGCACTGATGTGATGGGACCAGGTCAGAGTGTATACACCGTATAAAACCACAGCCAGCCAACAACGCCCAAACTCTGCCCGACAACAATTCAAGGCCATCTCAatgttggagaggagagaggccttaTAATACGCTAATGTATTAGTGTGCGAATATCTAAATACAGTGAAAAGAATATCTACTCACTTTGATGGCACTTTGTTGACTAGTTGGCCAAGACTGCATGCATATGTTGCCTTTGCATGC encodes:
- the LOC136936618 gene encoding trace amine-associated receptor 13c-like is translated as MEMEHLSEEEYIACYPQVNKSCRRQYRSRSESVFIYTLFSSVSLLTVLLNLLVLISISHFRQLHTPTNALVFSLALADLLVGLLVMPVEAIRTVESCWYLGSVVCALNPYSAYVLISASLGILVLISVDRYIAVCKPLLYPSQVTMRRTLVCSTINWACSILYNTWQLFQHLINPDANNRCFGECMVIVSYMNGMVDIVVTFIAPCCVIIILYLKIFVVAISQARSLQARVGCSTSSGEKTWRSERKAARTLGIVVVFFLLCFTPYFCWSFSLDISSLYFLTWILQFNSCLNPLIYAFFYPWFKRAIKHIFTLKILQTSSSEFKVMPD
- the LOC136936617 gene encoding trace amine-associated receptor 13c-like, whose translation is MEMEHLSEEEYIACYPQVNESCRRQYRSRSESVFIYTLFSSVSLLTVLLNLLVLISISHFRQLHTPTNALVFSLALADLLVGLLVMPVEAIRTVESCWYLGSVVCALNFYSAYILISASLGNLVLISVDRYIAVCKPLLYPSQVTMTRTLVCSTINWACSILYNTWLTFQHLSNPDANNRCFGECVIIVSYINGMVDIVVTFITPCSFIIILYLKIFTVAISQAQSLQARVGCSKSSGEKTWRSERKAARTLGIVVVFFLLCFTPYFCWSFSLDFSSLYFLTWILQFNSFLNPLIYAFFYPWFKRAIKHIFTLKILQTSSSEFKVMPD